One genomic segment of Myotis daubentonii chromosome 14, mMyoDau2.1, whole genome shotgun sequence includes these proteins:
- the LZTFL1 gene encoding leucine zipper transcription factor-like protein 1, whose product MAELGLNEHHQNEVINYMRFARSKRGLRLKTVDSCFQDLKESRLVDETFTIDEVSEVLSGLQAVVHSEVESELINTAYTNVLLLRQLFSQAEKWYLKLQTDISELENRELLEQVAEFEKAEFTSSTKKPIIDIIKPKLAPLNEGGTAELLNKEILRLQEENEKLKSRLKTIEMQAMNALDEKSELERALRDLQLDQGNQKDFIKAQDLSDLENTVAALKSEFQKTLSDKTENQKCLEKSLATAKHDLLRVQEQLSMAEKELEKKFQQTAAYRNMKEILTKKNDQIKDLRKRLAKYEPED is encoded by the exons ATG GCAGAGTTGGGCCTAAATGAGCACCATCAAAATGAAGTTATTAATTATATGCGTTTTGCTCGTTCAAAAAGAGGCTTGAGACTCAAAACTGTAGATTCCTGCTTCCAAGACCTCAAGGAGAGCAG GCTGGTGGACGAGACCTTCACCATAGATGAAGTCTCCGAGGTTCTGAGCGGGTTGCAGGCTGTGGTTCACAGCGAGGTGGAGTCGGAGCTCATCAACACGGCTTACACCAACGTGTTACTCCTGCGGCAGCTTTTCTCGCAAGCTGAGAAGTGGTACCTCAAGCTGCAAACAGATATCTCTGAGCTTGAAAACAG GGAATTACTAGAACAAGTTGCAGAATTTGAAAAGGCAGAATTTACATCTTCTACTAAAAAG CCCATCATAGACATCATAAAGCCAAAACTTGCTCCACTTAACGAGGGAGGAACAGCAGAGCTCCTGAACAAG GAAATTTTAAGGCTTCAAGAAGAGAATGAGAAACTGAAGTCCAGGCTGAAGACCATCGAAATGCAG GCTATGAACGCGCTGGACGAGAAGTCAGAGCTGGAGAGGGCGCTGCGAGACTTACAGCTGGACCAAGGCAACCAGAAG GATTTTATAAAGGCCCAAGACTTGAGTGACTTGGAAAACACAGTTGCCGCTTTAAAGAGTGAGTTTCAGAAGACACTCAGCGACAAGACAGAAAACCAGAAGTGTCTGGAGAAGAGTCTAGCGACGGCCAAGCACGACCTGCTCAGGGTTCAGGAGCAGCTGAGCATGGCTGAAAAG GAATTAGAGAAGAAATTCCAGCAAACAGCAGCCTACCGGAACATGAAAGAGATTCTAACCAAGAAGAATGACCAAATCAAAGACCTGAGGAAAAGACTGGCAAA ATATGAACCCGAAGATTAA